Within Oscillospiraceae bacterium, the genomic segment AATCACATTTCCGGCGTATTGACAAAACGACGGACCGCAGTTATAATTTTGAAGTATTTTATCACGTTTGGAGTGTGTTTTATTTGGGTTATACCGTTGCACAGAAAATCATATCGAGCCATCTTGTCAATGGTGAAATGAAACCGGGAAACCGCGTTGGAATTCATATTGATCAGACGCTGACGCAGGATGCAACCGGTACAATGGCCTACCTTGAGTTTGAAGCTATGGGCGTAAATCGCATAAAAACCGAACTCTCGGTCGCCTATATCGACCATAACACCCTTCAAACCGGATTTGAAAACGCGGATGACCATGCATTTATCCGCAGCGCAGCTAAAAAATTCGGTCTGCTCTATTCCCGCCCCGGAAATGGCATCTGTCATCAGGTGCATCTGGAGCGATTCGGCGTCCCCGGAAAAACTCTTCTGGGTTCCGACAGCCATACGCCCACCGGCGGCGGTCTCGGAATGTTGGCCATCGGTGCAGGCGGTATGGATGTCGCAGTCGCCATGGGCGGCGGCGCATACACCATCGTTGTGCCTAAATTCGTTAACATCGTTTTGAATGGAAAACTGCGCCCCTTTGTCAGCGCAAAGGACGTCATTCTTGAGATTTTACGGATCTTAACCGTCAAAGGCGGCGTGGGAAAAATTATCGAATACAGCGGCGAAGGCGTCAAAACCCTCTCGGTTCCGCAGCGTGCCACAATCACCAATATGGGTGCGGAACTCGGAGCTACCACTTCTATCTTCCCCTCCGACGAGATTACCCTAGAATTTTTAAAAGCACAGAATCGCGAACAGGATTGGACGGAACTCTCCGCCGACCAAGACGCAGCTTATGATGAGACCATTGAACTTGACCTCTCTAAAATCAAACCGTCTGCCGCAAAACCGCACAGCCCCGATAATGTCGAAACTGTTGAAAAGATCGGCAAAATCAAAATCGATCAGGTTCTAATCGGCTCCTGCACCAACTCCTCCTATACCGATCTGATGACGGTGGCGAAGATTTTGAAAGGCAAGACCGTCAGCCCGACGGTCTCGCTCGGAATCGCCCCCGGTTCCAAGCAAGTTCTGACGATGCTGGCACAAAACGGTGCGCTCGCTGATATCATCGCCTCCGGTGCGCGCATCCTTGAATCCGCCTGCGGACCCTGCATCGGTATGGGCCAATCGCCGAATTCCGGCGGTATTTCGCTACGTACATTCAATCGGAATTTTGAAGGACGCAGCGGTACCAAAGACGCACAGGTCTATCTGGTCA encodes:
- a CDS encoding aconitate hydratase, which encodes MGYTVAQKIISSHLVNGEMKPGNRVGIHIDQTLTQDATGTMAYLEFEAMGVNRIKTELSVAYIDHNTLQTGFENADDHAFIRSAAKKFGLLYSRPGNGICHQVHLERFGVPGKTLLGSDSHTPTGGGLGMLAIGAGGMDVAVAMGGGAYTIVVPKFVNIVLNGKLRPFVSAKDVILEILRILTVKGGVGKIIEYSGEGVKTLSVPQRATITNMGAELGATTSIFPSDEITLEFLKAQNREQDWTELSADQDAAYDETIELDLSKIKPSAAKPHSPDNVETVEKIGKIKIDQVLIGSCTNSSYTDLMTVAKILKGKTVSPTVSLGIAPGSKQVLTMLAQNGALADIIASGARILESACGPCIGMGQSPNSGGISLRTFNRNFEGRSGTKDAQVYLVSPETAAYSAIKGVLSDPTELDFNPTVEMPKHFLIDDNMIEKPESEKDAALLSTVKGPNIKALPKAVSVSESLRATVALKVGDNITTDHIMPAGAKILPFRSNIPKMSEFCFSQVDPEFPKRAKELGTSIIIGGQNYGQGSSREHAALVPLYLGIKAVIAKSFARMHRDNLINSGILPLEFADPEDYDKITQGDVLSLPNCKKELLAKKPITMINETNHSSITLKPSFIERDIELLVDGGLLNHTSKVRG